The Verrucomicrobiota bacterium genome includes the window CAGGAAATGTGAAAATTCTCTGGCCCGATGACAATGGCATTTTTAGCGGCGCTAACTCCCACCCCTTTCTAATAAACTCCGGATCGTATTCAAAGCTCCCAAGTTGTGATTCATGGTTCCAGGCTACGGCACCTACTTGTTCACCCCATATTTTGATTATAGCAGTATTTACCACTCTTTTCCTTGATTACCTGCCTTCCGATCAGGTCGAGCCCTTTGTCTTTTTTCACGTTCCAGCTTAGCTAACTGTAAAGGACTTGGCTGTGATACGATTTGAAAATTATCCATGATATGCAGCAGCTCCAATGCACGAAGTGCCTGAATCAAGGTTGGAACAGTGACCGCCTCACCTTTTTCCAGTAGACTTAACGTAGACCGGCTAATACCCGCCTGCTCCGCTATCTCACTTTGAGTTTTATTCTGGTCCAAGCGATGCTTCCTCACAAATGAGCCTATAGTCTCACTCAAAG containing:
- a CDS encoding helix-turn-helix transcriptional regulator, whose amino-acid sequence is LSETIGSFVRKHRLDQNKTQSEIAEQAGISRSTLSLLEKGEAVTVPTLIQALRALELLHIMDNFQIVSQPSPLQLAKLEREKRQRARPDRKAGNQGKEW